Genomic DNA from Methanosarcinales archaeon:
AGGCATTCAGCTTGAAACCCAAAGGCAGGCAGCAGATACATGTGTGTATGGGTACGGCCTGCCACGTGAGGGGGTCACAGATCGTGCTGGAAGAACTTGAACGCGAACTGGGTATTAATGCCGGAGATACAACATCGGACCGAGAATATACGCTTGAAAAAGTCAACTGCGTGGGAGCATGTGCTCTGGGTCCGGTTGTAGTTGAGAACGAGACATATCACGGACAGATGACCCCTATCAAGATCGAAGGTCTGTTCAACGGTAAATAGGTCTGAAGGTGAATTAATTTGAAGCTAACTTCAATTGAGGAACTTGAGGATCTGCATCAGCAAATACTGGCAGGTAAAGATCCTGATAAGCAGTGCATTGCAGTATGCGGTGGACCTGGATGTCTGGCAAAACAATGCACTGAGGTCAGGGATGCTTTTGAAAAAGAGATTCTGGACAAAGGTCTAACTGACAAAGTGGATCTAAGGACTACCGGATGTCACGGATATTGTGAAGCAGGACCTATTGCCCTGATATTCCCGGATGAGATATTCTATCAGAAATTGACAGTCCAGGATGTCGCTGAAATAATTGATACTACGATAACCAGTGGTAAAGTGGTTGACAGACTGCTCTTTAAAGATGCCCTGACCGGTCAGTCAATTATAAATGAAAAAGATATCCCGTTCTATAAAAAGCAAACACAGCATCTCCTGGGTAATAACAAAAAGATCGATCCCCACAGCCTGGAAGACTATCTTGCTAATGGTGGATACTCAGCTCTTACTAAAATGCTGGGCAAAATGGGACCACTGGACGTACTTAATGAGATCAAACGATCAGGTCTTCGGGGTAGAGGTGGCGGTGGTTTCTCTACAGGACGAAAATGGGAGTCAACCCGAAATGCTAAAGAAGAGATCAAATATGTCATATGCAACGCTGATGAAGGTGATCCCGGTGCTTTTATGGACCGCAGTATCCTTGAGGGCAACCCCCACAGCGTACTTGAGGGCATGATTATTGCAGCGTATGCCATTGGATCCAATGAAGGGTATATCTATGTGAGGAATGAATACCCGCTGGCACTGCAGAATATTATTATAGCTATTGAACAGGCTAAACAATACGGAATACTGGGTTCCAACATTTTGAATTCAGGATTCAGTTTTGATGT
This window encodes:
- a CDS encoding NAD(P)H-dependent oxidoreductase subunit E is translated as MTDSESKLCSIVDKYNAEQGSLISILQDIQAEYQFLPQEALKYVANRLNIPGVQVYGAATFFKAFSLKPKGRQQIHVCMGTACHVRGSQIVLEELERELGINAGDTTSDREYTLEKVNCVGACALGPVVVENETYHGQMTPIKIEGLFNGK